The window GATACATGCGCTTCGGACGCATTGAAGAGTTCAAAATGATCCGCCAGTTCTGCTCGGAGCTTGGCAGGTAGGTCCGACATGGTATCGAACGATTTTGCTCGGCCAGCATAGATCCAGCGGCGAATTTGCTTGGCTCGGAAGGCCGGATACCCTCGCCCTGCCAACCATGTTTTGAGTTGATCGTCCGATGTGTTGAGAAGGTGCTCTTTACGGGGCCGAGGGGACTCTTCGCTAGCGGTCGCGGATGGATTTTGTGGAAGAACAGGCAACGAAGACATGGCAGTAGAGCGAGTGGCGGAAAAAGGCCGTAAAATCCAATCAATGGGGACACTCAACGATAAGCGAGCGGGGCGGGATGCACCAGCCAAAAAAGGCATTGCGACGTGAAACGGACCGCCGTTCGGGCCGGGCGGCTACCGAGGATTGATGAAAGCGTTAAGATTTCCCCATGGCTCAACCTCGTTTAATTGAACCGGTGGTACGGTTTTGCGCTGTGATTTCACGGCACGCCGAAGCCCGTCAATGGGCGCAGGAACGGCTGCGCGAGCACTGGGGGGCCGCCGCGGAAGTCTCGGCTCCTGCGGCATTCACCGCCGGCGGGTTTTACGATGCCGAAATGGGTGTGGGGCTGGCCAAAGTTCTGATGGCCTTCGAGAATTTCGCCGATCCAGGGGGCTTGGCTGATTGGAAACTTCTCACCAACGAATGGGAACGCGAATACGCGCAGTCGAGCGACCATGCGGAGCAGCGACCCCTGAACCTGGATCCAGGGTACATCACTCAGGCTAAGTTGGTATTGGCGACGATCAAGGATCGCGACCATCGTTTATACTTACACGACGGTATTTTTGCTGAAGTGACGCTCAATTACATGGGTGGTCGCTGGATCCATCATCGCTGGAGCTATCCAGATTATCGAACGGACCAGGTGGCGGAGTTCGCGATGACATGCCGCGAACGGTTGCGAGCGCATTTGTTGCAGACCGGTGGCTTCCGCCGCGTTTGAGGC of the Allorhodopirellula heiligendammensis genome contains:
- a CDS encoding DUF4416 family protein; translation: MAQPRLIEPVVRFCAVISRHAEARQWAQERLREHWGAAAEVSAPAAFTAGGFYDAEMGVGLAKVLMAFENFADPGGLADWKLLTNEWEREYAQSSDHAEQRPLNLDPGYITQAKLVLATIKDRDHRLYLHDGIFAEVTLNYMGGRWIHHRWSYPDYRTDQVAEFAMTCRERLRAHLLQTGGFRRV